In a genomic window of Candidatus Cloacimonadota bacterium:
- a CDS encoding OadG family protein, whose translation MMKNIWILILLVSVTFIAAEELEYEFSLDKTLLEISAETNVPVKKIAEYLELNDIIDFRVTLRELNLKSEDVNKAIKLFNQNRKSLYSGIVLVGMSIVFASLILVGLIISTLQHVGVKKQPEKAKKNQLETAETDLGKVSAPKGELTQNGIVAAITAMMLHRAEMEENSRIQLTWSRPNSSGWRGVNAVENKFLENGRGQK comes from the coding sequence ATGATGAAAAATATTTGGATCTTGATCTTATTGGTTTCAGTTACATTTATTGCTGCAGAAGAACTGGAATATGAATTTTCATTGGATAAAACTCTGTTGGAAATTTCTGCTGAGACGAATGTTCCAGTAAAAAAAATAGCTGAATATCTGGAACTGAATGATATTATCGATTTCAGGGTAACCCTCAGAGAACTGAATCTGAAAAGCGAAGATGTTAATAAAGCAATAAAATTATTCAATCAAAACAGAAAATCATTGTACAGCGGCATAGTGCTGGTGGGGATGTCCATCGTTTTTGCCAGTTTGATTTTGGTAGGACTTATAATTTCAACTCTTCAGCATGTGGGCGTAAAGAAACAACCTGAAAAAGCAAAAAAAAATCAACTCGAAACTGCGGAAACTGATTTAGGAAAAGTTTCAGCACCAAAAGGTGAATTAACCCAGAATGGAATTGTAGCTGCCATCACAGCAATGATGCTGCATCGAGCAGAAATGGAAGAAAACAGTCGAATCCAGCTTACCTGGAGCCGACCAAATAGCAGTGGATGGCGTGGTGTAAATGCTGTAGAAAATAAATTTTTGGAAAATGGAAGAGGACAAAAATGA
- a CDS encoding acetyl-CoA carboxylase biotin carboxyl carrier protein subunit, whose translation MKSYKLKINNEKFEAKVKADLGSSVVVEVNGVDYNIELEKKTKKEKSIPKVKKTAASSSAPKTKPVKVSAGTVLAPIPGLVMKILVKVGDVIQVGDNILVLEAMKMESEIASNASGIVKSINVKEGDTVQEHEVLIEVGE comes from the coding sequence ATGAAATCCTATAAATTGAAAATAAATAACGAAAAGTTTGAAGCTAAGGTAAAAGCAGATCTTGGCAGTTCTGTTGTTGTGGAAGTTAATGGCGTCGATTACAATATCGAGCTGGAGAAAAAGACCAAAAAAGAAAAATCAATTCCAAAAGTTAAAAAAACAGCAGCATCTTCAAGTGCTCCCAAAACTAAACCTGTAAAAGTTTCTGCAGGAACCGTGCTTGCACCAATTCCCGGATTGGTTATGAAAATTTTAGTAAAAGTAGGTGATGTTATTCAAGTTGGCGATAACATCCTGGTTTTGGAAGCTATGAAAATGGAATCCGAGATCGCATCCAATGCGAGTGGAATCGTGAAAAGCATCAATGTGAAAGAAGGCGATACAGTTCAAGAACACGAAGTTCTGATAGAAGTCGGAGAATAA